CTGCCGCTGCCGAAGCATATCGACAGCAAGGTTATTCTGGAAGCCGTCTCGCCGCTCAAGGATGCTGATGGGTTTCATCCCTACAACTTCGGCCGGCTGGTGGAAGGCCATCCCGTCTTCGAAGCCTGTACTCCTAAAGGCGTCATCAAGATGATTGAATCGACCGGTCTGACGATCGAAGGGAAACGGGCGGTTGTGCTGGGACGGAGCAATATTGTCGGGAAGCCGTTGGCGCTCATGCTTCTTCAACGGAACGCGACGGTGACGATCTGTCATTCGAAAACCCGTGACCTTCCTGAGGTGTGCCGGGAGGCGGAGCTGCTGCTTGTGGCAATCGGAAAGGCGAGGTTTGTGACGGCGGACATGGTACGAGCGGGTGCAGTGGTCATTGATGTGGGGACCAACAAGACACCCGAGGGTAAGTTGTGCGGGGATGTCGATTTCGAACCCGTCAGCCGGAAGGCCGGCTGGATCAGCCCCGTGCCTGGTGGAGTCGGCCCGATGACCATCGCGATGCTGCTGGAAAACACGGTCGAGTCCGCCAAGAGAGCAGCGGGATTGCTATGAGGGGCCATCCATGAGTCGAGAGCCACAGCGCCTAATCGATGTCCTCAACCGAGGGACGTTTGCGGTCACGGTCGAATACAATCCCCCTAAAGGGACGAACATCTCGTCCGTGTTGGAAAATGCCAAACAACTGGTGGGACGTGTCCATGGAGTGAACGTCACCGATAATACCGCTGCCGTGGTGCGCGCGGGCTCTCTCCCGGTCTGTCGCCTGCTCTATGAATTGGGGCACGACCCTGTCATGCAATTGACCTGTCGGGATCGCAATCGGATTGCCATGCAGTCGGATCTGATGGGCGCGCACATGCTTGGGATCCGAAATATTCTATGCCTCACGGGCGATTATCCGACGGTCGGTGATCACAAGGAAGCCAAGCCGGTGTACGATCTCGATTCCGTTCAGGTGATGCAGCTCGTCCAGGGGTTGAACAACGGCAAGGACATGGTCGGCAATAAACTAGACGGCTCCACCGCGTTCACCATCGGCGCGGCCGTTACACCGGAGGCCGATCTGGTCGGGCCGGTGCTGGCGAAGTTTGAAGTGAAAGTGAAAGCCGGCGCCCAGTTCTTTCAGACCCAGGCGGTCTATCATCCCGCGGTCTTCGCCAGTTTCATGAAACACGTGCGGCCGTTCAATGTGAAGGTCTTGGCGGGCATCCTGTTGCTGCGCAACGCGAAGAT
This genomic window from Candidatus Nitrospira nitrificans contains:
- the folD gene encoding bifunctional methylenetetrahydrofolate dehydrogenase/methenyltetrahydrofolate cyclohydrolase FolD, with the translated sequence MAAQLIDGKGLAQQVRDRLARESAELFAKKSMKPGLATILVGDDPASHVYVRNKQKACELAGIYVDDYKLPANTTQAELLALIDKKNADPKIHGILVQLPLPKHIDSKVILEAVSPLKDADGFHPYNFGRLVEGHPVFEACTPKGVIKMIESTGLTIEGKRAVVLGRSNIVGKPLALMLLQRNATVTICHSKTRDLPEVCREAELLLVAIGKARFVTADMVRAGAVVIDVGTNKTPEGKLCGDVDFEPVSRKAGWISPVPGGVGPMTIAMLLENTVESAKRAAGLL
- a CDS encoding methylenetetrahydrofolate reductase; this translates as MSREPQRLIDVLNRGTFAVTVEYNPPKGTNISSVLENAKQLVGRVHGVNVTDNTAAVVRAGSLPVCRLLYELGHDPVMQLTCRDRNRIAMQSDLMGAHMLGIRNILCLTGDYPTVGDHKEAKPVYDLDSVQVMQLVQGLNNGKDMVGNKLDGSTAFTIGAAVTPEADLVGPVLAKFEVKVKAGAQFFQTQAVYHPAVFASFMKHVRPFNVKVLAGILLLRNAKMAEFMNANIPGMSVPNEMIDELKAAGEKAEDVGVDIAVRTIKAVRPHCDGVHIMAIKATHRLAEIITKAELN